A DNA window from Carnobacterium funditum DSM 5970 contains the following coding sequences:
- the pfkB gene encoding 1-phosphofructokinase, whose amino-acid sequence MIYTVTLNPSIDYIIEVPTFKLGSLNRMTRDLKLPGGKGINVSRILKQLGYQSTALGFLGGFTGKFIQDWLNEEEISTKFTLIKGDTRINVKLKSNQETEINAVGPIIISDEANEFLQKFDQLSPNDVVVLSGNQPASLPDDFYHRLILKIKSSGAKFVMDTTGQTLLDSLTSHPLLVKPNHHELAEMFDVTFNSVEEMIPYGHKLIEMGATYALVSMAGDGALFFSNDEVYRSSVPKGIVKNSVGAGDSMVAGFIGTLIKENDPLLAFKTGVATGSATAFSDDLAKKNEIEQLLSQVTITSIKQ is encoded by the coding sequence ATGATTTATACCGTTACACTCAATCCTTCGATTGACTATATTATCGAAGTCCCTACTTTCAAATTAGGATCTTTGAATCGGATGACTCGTGATCTCAAATTGCCCGGCGGAAAAGGTATAAATGTTTCTAGAATCCTTAAACAATTAGGATATCAATCAACAGCCTTAGGATTTTTAGGCGGTTTTACAGGCAAATTTATCCAAGATTGGTTAAATGAAGAAGAAATAAGCACAAAATTTACTCTTATTAAAGGGGATACACGTATTAACGTAAAATTAAAATCTAATCAAGAAACTGAAATTAATGCAGTTGGACCAATAATTATCAGTGATGAGGCAAATGAGTTCTTACAAAAATTTGATCAACTTTCACCGAATGATGTAGTGGTTCTTTCTGGAAACCAACCCGCATCCCTACCTGATGATTTCTATCACCGTCTGATATTAAAAATTAAATCTTCTGGTGCAAAATTTGTTATGGATACGACCGGTCAGACTTTATTAGATTCCCTTACTTCGCATCCTTTATTAGTTAAACCAAATCATCATGAGTTAGCTGAAATGTTTGACGTTACGTTTAACTCAGTTGAAGAAATGATTCCTTATGGCCATAAATTAATTGAAATGGGAGCAACTTATGCCCTTGTCTCAATGGCTGGAGATGGAGCCTTATTCTTTTCAAATGATGAGGTATATCGATCTAGTGTTCCAAAAGGGATAGTTAAAAATTCAGTAGGTGCTGGAGATTCTATGGTTGCAGGCTTTATTGGTACATTAATAAAAGAAAACGATCCACTATTAGCTTTTAAAACAGGTGTAGCAACTGGTAGTGCAACAGCCTTTTCAGACGA